GACCGCCCCCAGCACGAACCGCACCGGCAGTGACCTGCTCGTCACCCAGCGGGTCCAGGCGTGCACGTGGCGGCGGGTGAATCCGAGCAGTCGTCGCGCCCAGTGGAACTCGACGGCCCAGATGCCCAGCCCGGCGATCACCAGCAGCCAGCCGGGCCCGGGCAGCGGGATGAGGGCGATACCGACAGTGACGACGATGGCGCCGGCGATCCCGATGAAGATCTTGAGAGTGATCCGACCGGTGGGGTTGGCCCGGATCAGGTCGAGGGTGGTGTGCACCCGACCCCGCCAGCCGGTCCGGCGCCGGGGGGCGACGACGGTGGCGGCAACCCGGCGCGGGTCGCGGGAGCCTGGCTCGGTGGACACCCCGTACCCCCGCCTTTCGGCTGCTCGGGCCGCACCTTTCGGTGGGTCGGCCGTGGTCGTCGGCTCCACTGAGGAACGCTCAGTGACCATTTCACCCCCAGTGTGGCCCGGGACCGTCACCCCTGCGGACGACTGGACGTTACCGGAGTAAGTCGACGACTGAACCACCCGATGCCGGGCGGGATCACGCACTGGGCAGAACCGGAAATCCTACAAGAATTTTCACATTCTAGCGGGCTTTTCGACCCCCTTCCCACCACTGGGTGAAGTCAGCGTATGGCGGAGCGTAGCCAGGAGTAGCACCTGAGTATGGGAAAAGCGGGACACGCGCGTTCCGCAGCGGTGCCGGGGGGAGAACGTCCATGAGTGTCATCCGACCGACGACCGTAGAGGTCGAGACGTCGCTAAGGCTCGTCGCGCCTGACGCCACCGCATTGCCGGTGCGTGCCAGTCTGCGTTACGACCCTGCTGACCCGTATGCGGTCCATGTCCTGTTCCACGCCGAATCAGCCGGCGGCGAGGCGGTGAGCTGGTCGTTCGCGCGCGAACTGCTGGTCACCGGGCTCGACGAGCCGGCCGGCATCGGCGACGTCCGGGTGTGGCCGTGGGCCACCCCGCGCGGCGACTTCGTCGCGCTCGCGCTGTCGTCGCCGGACGGCAACGCCCTCTTCGAGGTCCCGCGCAGCGTCCTCGTGCGCTTCCTTCGCCGGACCTACGTCGTCGTCCCGCGCGGCCGCGAGGCCGAGCACCTGGACGTCGACACCGCGGTGAACCGGCTGCTCGCCGGTCGCTGACACGCCCACACCCGGGGCCGCGCGGATCTGCCGAGTCCGCGCGGCCCCGGGCCATCACCCATCGGGTACGCGGACAGCGTCCCCGCCTCAGCCGTGCGTGGTGATCCCACCGTCGACGGGGATCACCGCCCCGGTCAGATAGGCGCCGGCCCGGGACGCCAGGAAGATCGCCGTGCCCGCCATGTCGTCCGGTCGCCCGATCCGGCCGAGCGGCACCTGCTGCTCGATCGCGGCCCGCGACGCCGGGTCGTCGAGCGCGAACGCCATCATCCTGCTCTCGAACGGGCCGGGCGCGATCGCGTTGACGGTGATCCGCTCGGCGGCGAGCTGGTGGGCGAGGCTGCGGGTGAGCATGTGCAGGGCGGCCTTGGTCGCCGAGTAGGCGTACACCTCCATGAACGGCACCCGGAGGCCGTCGATCGACCCGATGTTGATCACGCGGGCCGGGTCGTCGGCGTCGGCTGCCGCGCGCAGCGCCGGCAGCAGCGCGGTGGTGAGCCGGAAGACGGCCTTGACGTTGACCGCCCAGAGCTTGTCGAACGCGGCCTCCGGGTACGCCTCCAGCGGCGCGCCCCACGTCGCGCCGGCGTTGTTGACCAACACGTCGAGCCGGTCGGTGCGCTCGCACACGGCGGCGGCCAGCCCCTGCGCGCCCTCGTCGTGGCTCAGGTCGGCGGGGATCGCCTCGCACCGCCCCTCGGCGGAGAGTTCCTCGGCCACCCGGGCGCAGACGTCGGCCTTGCGGGAGGAGATGATGACGCGCGCCCCGGCCCGTACGAAGCCCCGGGCGATCATCAGCCCGATCCCCCGCGACCCGCCGGTCACCAGCACCGTCTTGTCCTGGACCGAGAACAGCTCCGTCATCCGCATCCTCTCGCAGGCCGGCGAGGCTCCACGGGCCCCGGCGCTACCGATCGGTAACCTAATCCGGCCGTGACCACGGCGACAACCCCTGCCCTGCGACCCCGGCCGAGATGCAGGGTGCAGGTTGTCCGGTTAACGTCGGGATGATGGTCACTCCCGGTCAGCTCTCCCCGGCAACCCGCACCGACCGCCAACCCCTGACGCCCGGCACCGACGACATCGGCACCGGCGCTCTCGCCGACCTGGCGCCCGAGCCCGGCTGGCGACGCCCGGTGCTGGTCGACGCCGACCTGCTGATCCTGGTCAGCGGCGGACACGGCAGCGCCGAGCTGGACTTCCGCGCGCTGCCCTGCCGCCCCGGCACGCTGCTGCGGGTCCGCACCGGTCAGGTGCTGCGCTGCCTCGGTGCCCAGCTCGACGCGACCGTGGTGCGTTGGGGCGCGGGGACACTGCGCGGGCTGGACGTCGACCCGGACGCGGTGCCGGCGTACCGGCAGCTCGCCGGGGAGGACGAGGACGCGGTGATCAGCGAGGTGACCCAGCTCGCGGTCGACGCCGAGCGGCACCGGGACGTACCGGCCGCCCGGGCGCTGCTGCGACACCAGCTCGCCGTGCTGCTGCTGCGGCTCAGCCTGCTGCCCGGCGGGCCGGACCGGCCGGCCCCGCGTGGCGAGTCGCTCACCTTCCACCGGCTCTGCCGCGAGGTGGAGCGCGGCTACCAGCACACCCGCCGGGTCGAGGACTACGCGGCCCGGCTCGGCTGCTCGGTGCGTACCCTCACCCGGGCCTGCCTGGCGGTGACCGGTCGCAGCGCGAAGCAGATCATCGACGAGCGGGTGGCGTTGCAGGCCAGCCGGCTCCTCGCGGCCACCGACGAGCCGATCGCCGGGATCGGCCGGCGGCTGGGTTTCCCCGAGCCGACCAACTTCGGCCGCTTCTTCACCCGCGAGGTCGGCATCAGCCCGGGGGCCTTCCGGGCCGCCCGGGAACAGCCCCTGGCTGTCCGCATGGTGCGCCCACGCCGGCCCGCCGACACCGCCGTCGGCAACGGGCGGGCATGATGACGGGGTGCAGATCTCCGCGCGCGGCGACTACGCGGTCCGGGCGGCCCTGAGCCTGGCCACCGCGTACCCCGCCCTGCTGTCGACCCAGGTCATCGCCGCCGAGCAGGACATGCCCCGCAAGTTCCTGGAGGCCGTCCTGGCGGACCTGCGCCGCGCCGGGATCGTCCGGGCCCAGCGCGGCGCCGAGGGCGGCTACACGCTCGCCCGCCCGCCCCGGGACGTCACCATCGGGCAGATCCTGCGCGCCGTGGACGGCCCGCTCGCCGGGGTGCGCGGCGTCCGCCCCGAGGAGACGCAGTACGCGGGCGCGGCGGAGAACCTGCCGCGGCTCTGGGTGGCGGTGCGCGCCGCCGTCCGCCAGGTCGTCGACGAGGTCAGCCTCGCCGAGATGGCCAGCGGCAAGCTCCCCGGGCACGTCCGGAAGCTGATCGCCCGCCCGGACGCCTGGGAACCCCGCTGACCACCGCTCAGAGCGTGCGGACCACCTCGGCGTAGTCCAGTCGGGGCAGCCGCTCCCACCGGGGACTCCCGGCGGGCCGGCCGATGTTCATCAGCAGCAGCACCCGGTGCCGCCCGTCGGGGAAGAACTCCCGCTCCACGCCGGCCGCGTCGAAGCCGGCCATCGGTCCGGCCGCCAGCCCGGCGGCCCGTACGCCGACCACCAGGTAGCCGATCTGGAGCGCGGCGTTGAAGCGGGCCTGGGCCTCCCGTCCGGCGGGGTCACCGGCGAACCAGTCCCGGGCCTGCGGCTGGTGCGGGAACACCCGCGGCAGCCGCTCGTGCCAGTCGACGTCGGCGGCGAGCACCGCCACCAGCGGCGCGCCCGCCGTCTTCTCCCGGTTGCCCGCGCTGACGTACGGCAGCAGCCGCTCCCGGGCCGCCGCCGAGCGCAGCAGCAGCACCCGCAGCGGCTGGGCGTTCAGCGCGGTCGGGCCGTGCCGGACCAGTTCGTGGATCGCCTCGACCTGCGCGTCGTCGACCGGTTCGGCGGTGAACGCGGTGGCCGTCCGGGCCGCCCGGAACAGCAGGTCCTGGGCGGCCCGGTCCAGCGTGAGCAGGTCCGGCGTCGGTGGCGCGGTCACCACGGGCCGAGGGTGGTGGTGAAGCCGCCCCGGTGGTGCACCAGCGGGTCACCGTCCGCCCCGGTGCCGAGCGCGAGCGGCTCGCCGAGCACGATGGTGTGGTCGCCGGCGTCGATCCGGCGGACCACCCGGCACAGCAGCACCGCCAGGGCGGCGTCGATCAGCGGCACCCCGAACGGGCCCTGCCGCCACCCCGGGTGGGCGGCGTACCGGTCGATGCCGCTGGTGGCGAAGATGCGGGCCACCTCCTGCTGGTCGGCGGCGAGCAGGTGCACCGCCAGGTGCTCGGCCCGGTCGACGGTGGGCCAGCTCGACGAGGACCGGCCGAGGCAGAACGAGACCAGCGGCGGGTCCAGCGACACCGAGGTGAACGAGGTGGCGGTGAACCCGGCCGGCGGCAGCGCGGGCAGGTGCCGGTTCGGGGTCAGGCCGGGCGCGGTGACCACGGTGACCGTGGACGCCTGCCGGCGCAGCAGGCTGCGGAACAGATCGCTGTCGACGGGGCGCAGCTCCAGGGTGCCGGTCTCCGGCCGGTCCACGGTGGTCACGCCGTCACCAGCTCTCGGGCGGCGTACGCGCTGGCCGGGCGGGGCAGCCCGTAATGGTCGCGCAGCGTCCGGCCGGTGTACTCGTGCCGGAACAGTCCGCGCCGGCGTAGCAGCGGCACCACGTGGTCCACGAAGGCCTCCAGTCCGTGTGGCAGCAGGGGTGGCATGACGTTGAAGCCGTCGGCGGCGCCCTGGGTGAACCAGAGCTCGATCTGGTCGGCGATCTGCTCGGGCGTGCCGGCGACGACCCGGTGCCCGCGACCGCCGCCGAGGCGGCCGATGAGCTGCCGGATGGTGAGCCGCTCGCGGCGGGCCAGCTCCACCACGAGCTGGTAGCGGCTCTGGTGCGACTGCACGGCGGAGACGTCGGGCAGGTCGGGCAGCGGGCCGTCCAGCGGCAGCGCGGCGAGGTCGATCCCGGTCATCCCGGAGAGCTGGGCGAGGGCGTGCTCGGGCACGATCAGCGCCTCCAGTTCGGCGGCGAGGGCATGGGCTTCCGCCTCCGTACCCCCGATCACCGGGGCGATGCCGGGCAGCACCTTGACCAGGTCGGGGTCGCGGCCGGCGGCGGCGGTGGCCCGCTTGAGCGCGGCGTGGAACGCCTGCCCGTCGGCGAGGGTCTGCTGGGCGGTGAAGACGGCCTCGGCGTAGCGGGCGGCGAAGGCGATCCCGTCGGCCGACGAACCGGCCTGCACCAGCAGCGGCCGGCCCTGCGGCGGCCGGGGCGTGTTGAGCGGCCCGCGCACCCGGAAGCTCTCCCCCGCGTGGCCGACCTCGTGCACCCGGTCGGTGTCGGCGAAGACGCCCGCCGCGGGGTCCAGCACCAGCGCGTCGTCCTCCCAGCTGTCCCAGAGCTTGGTGGCCACGTCGACGAACTCGGCGGCCCGCCGGTAGCGGTCGGCGTGCGCGGGATGGTCGTCGAGGTTGAAGTTCCAGGCCTCCCGGGACTGGGCGGAGGTGACGATGTTCCAGCCGGCCCGACCGCCGCTGAGGTGGTCCAGCGAGGCGAACTTCCGGGCCAGGTTGAACGGCTCGTTGTAGGTGGTGGAGGCGGTGGCGATCAGGCCGACGTGCTCGGTGACGCCGGCCAGCGCGGCGAGCAGGGTCAACGGCTCGAAGACGGCCTGGATGTTGTGCCGCACGGCGGGCCCGACGGCGAGGCCGTCGGCGAGGAAGACCGAGTCGAGGGTGCCCCGTTCGGCGATCCGGGCCAGCTCCTGGAAGTGCCGGACGTCGGCCACCCGGCGCGGGTCGACCAGCGGGTGCCGCCAGGCCGCCTCGTGGTGGCCGACGCCCATCAGGAACGCGTTGAGGTGCAGGGTTCGGGACATGGTCTTCCTCTCAGGCGGTGGGGTCGACGCGCCAGGTGGAGAAACGACGTTCCCCGGCGACGAGAAGCTGGTTCACGACAAGTCCGATGGCCGAGATCGTGATGATCCCGGCGTACATGTCGGGGATGGCGAAGTTGTACTGGGCGTAGTTGACGAGGTAGCCGAGCCCGGCCTTCGCCCCGACCATCTCGGCCGCGACCAGCACCAGGATCGAGTACGCCCCGGCCAGCCGGACGCCGGTGAAGATCGTCGGTACGGCCGCCGGCAGGATCACCTTCTGGAACAGCCGCAGGTGGTTGAGCCCCATCGAGCGGGCCGAGCGGACCAGCAGCGGGTCGACGCCCTTCACCCCGGCGATGGTGTTCAGCAGGATCGGCCAGGAGCAGGCGTAGAGCACCAGGGCGATCTTGGAGGTCTCGCCGAGGCCGAGGATGAGCACGAAGACCGGCAGCAGCGCCAGCGCGGCGGTGTTGCGGAACACCTCCAGCAGCGGGCTGAGCAGGTCGGCGAGGGGCCGGTACCAGCCGATCAGCAGGCCGAGCGGGATGGCGGTGAGCACCGCCAGGGCCAGCCCGGTCAGCGAGCGGGTGAGGCTGGCGCCGACGTGGTCGGCGAGCTGGCCGCTGGTCGCCAGCGCCCACCAGGCGGCCAGCACCTCCGACAGCGGCGGCAGGAAGACCCGGTCGACCAGCCCGGCGCGGGGCGCGGTCTCCCAGATCGCGGCGAGGGCGAGCAGCGCGGCGCTGCGGTGCAGGGCCCGCCCGCCGAGCGCCAGCAGCCGGGCCGGCGCGCCGGGGGCGGCTGCGGCGGGGACGGCCGGACCGGCGACGGCCAGCCGGGCGGGACGTTCGGCGAGGTCAACC
This genomic interval from Micromonospora sp. CCTCC AA 2012012 contains the following:
- a CDS encoding TIGR02611 family protein: MVTERSSVEPTTTADPPKGAARAAERRGYGVSTEPGSRDPRRVAATVVAPRRRTGWRGRVHTTLDLIRANPTGRITLKIFIGIAGAIVVTVGIALIPLPGPGWLLVIAGLGIWAVEFHWARRLLGFTRRHVHAWTRWVTSRSLPVRFVLGAVGLVFVAVVVWLSLKYSLGIDLVARALHYLATH
- a CDS encoding SsgA family sporulation/cell division regulator; this encodes MSVIRPTTVEVETSLRLVAPDATALPVRASLRYDPADPYAVHVLFHAESAGGEAVSWSFARELLVTGLDEPAGIGDVRVWPWATPRGDFVALALSSPDGNALFEVPRSVLVRFLRRTYVVVPRGREAEHLDVDTAVNRLLAGR
- a CDS encoding glucose 1-dehydrogenase, coding for MTELFSVQDKTVLVTGGSRGIGLMIARGFVRAGARVIISSRKADVCARVAEELSAEGRCEAIPADLSHDEGAQGLAAAVCERTDRLDVLVNNAGATWGAPLEAYPEAAFDKLWAVNVKAVFRLTTALLPALRAAADADDPARVINIGSIDGLRVPFMEVYAYSATKAALHMLTRSLAHQLAAERITVNAIAPGPFESRMMAFALDDPASRAAIEQQVPLGRIGRPDDMAGTAIFLASRAGAYLTGAVIPVDGGITTHG
- a CDS encoding helix-turn-helix transcriptional regulator codes for the protein MMVTPGQLSPATRTDRQPLTPGTDDIGTGALADLAPEPGWRRPVLVDADLLILVSGGHGSAELDFRALPCRPGTLLRVRTGQVLRCLGAQLDATVVRWGAGTLRGLDVDPDAVPAYRQLAGEDEDAVISEVTQLAVDAERHRDVPAARALLRHQLAVLLLRLSLLPGGPDRPAPRGESLTFHRLCREVERGYQHTRRVEDYAARLGCSVRTLTRACLAVTGRSAKQIIDERVALQASRLLAATDEPIAGIGRRLGFPEPTNFGRFFTREVGISPGAFRAAREQPLAVRMVRPRRPADTAVGNGRA
- a CDS encoding RrF2 family transcriptional regulator, which encodes MQISARGDYAVRAALSLATAYPALLSTQVIAAEQDMPRKFLEAVLADLRRAGIVRAQRGAEGGYTLARPPRDVTIGQILRAVDGPLAGVRGVRPEETQYAGAAENLPRLWVAVRAAVRQVVDEVSLAEMASGKLPGHVRKLIARPDAWEPR
- a CDS encoding malonic semialdehyde reductase, whose protein sequence is MTAPPTPDLLTLDRAAQDLLFRAARTATAFTAEPVDDAQVEAIHELVRHGPTALNAQPLRVLLLRSAAARERLLPYVSAGNREKTAGAPLVAVLAADVDWHERLPRVFPHQPQARDWFAGDPAGREAQARFNAALQIGYLVVGVRAAGLAAGPMAGFDAAGVEREFFPDGRHRVLLLMNIGRPAGSPRWERLPRLDYAEVVRTL
- a CDS encoding flavin reductase family protein → MTTVDRPETGTLELRPVDSDLFRSLLRRQASTVTVVTAPGLTPNRHLPALPPAGFTATSFTSVSLDPPLVSFCLGRSSSSWPTVDRAEHLAVHLLAADQQEVARIFATSGIDRYAAHPGWRQGPFGVPLIDAALAVLLCRVVRRIDAGDHTIVLGEPLALGTGADGDPLVHHRGGFTTTLGPW
- a CDS encoding LLM class flavin-dependent oxidoreductase; the encoded protein is MSRTLHLNAFLMGVGHHEAAWRHPLVDPRRVADVRHFQELARIAERGTLDSVFLADGLAVGPAVRHNIQAVFEPLTLLAALAGVTEHVGLIATASTTYNEPFNLARKFASLDHLSGGRAGWNIVTSAQSREAWNFNLDDHPAHADRYRRAAEFVDVATKLWDSWEDDALVLDPAAGVFADTDRVHEVGHAGESFRVRGPLNTPRPPQGRPLLVQAGSSADGIAFAARYAEAVFTAQQTLADGQAFHAALKRATAAAGRDPDLVKVLPGIAPVIGGTEAEAHALAAELEALIVPEHALAQLSGMTGIDLAALPLDGPLPDLPDVSAVQSHQSRYQLVVELARRERLTIRQLIGRLGGGRGHRVVAGTPEQIADQIELWFTQGAADGFNVMPPLLPHGLEAFVDHVVPLLRRRGLFRHEYTGRTLRDHYGLPRPASAYAARELVTA
- a CDS encoding ABC transporter permease, which codes for MVDLAERPARLAVAGPAVPAAAAPGAPARLLALGGRALHRSAALLALAAIWETAPRAGLVDRVFLPPLSEVLAAWWALATSGQLADHVGASLTRSLTGLALAVLTAIPLGLLIGWYRPLADLLSPLLEVFRNTAALALLPVFVLILGLGETSKIALVLYACSWPILLNTIAGVKGVDPLLVRSARSMGLNHLRLFQKVILPAAVPTIFTGVRLAGAYSILVLVAAEMVGAKAGLGYLVNYAQYNFAIPDMYAGIITISAIGLVVNQLLVAGERRFSTWRVDPTA